DNA sequence from the Rattus rattus isolate New Zealand chromosome 2, Rrattus_CSIRO_v1, whole genome shotgun sequence genome:
ggtttcctgcacgtgcctcttgccatcacgttgtctctggtattaccttgttctgctatttctgacagtggttagaccgtcccataggcctgtgtgtcaggaatgctgtagacctgttttcctgttttgttttagccagttatgggaacagagtgttctcctTTCGGACGTGTAGTTTTTcgtgtctactggtcttcaggtgttcctgtgggcatgtgtcctgagtccaccaggcaggtcactcggagcagcaaagttggtcttacctctggtctcaggcctggagtcccttctcagagctgggtttcagctctccttgagggcaacaaccagaagggccttccCCGCCTTCACTCAgaaccctgtgcacagggggcacagatggcactaggcgttttcctctagagtcataaatgtgggcagagagtagtctcctctggcttcccaggtttgtctacccctctgaaggtctagctctccctcccatgggatttgggtgcagggagctgtttgcctgggtcctttcagatctgggCGTTGCCTGGACTGCAgcattgagtgcccctatcttccttttcccagaggccctattttctcttgggccatggatgtgggcaggggtgcgcagtactggcggtctctcctgcgctgcagtcttaggagtgcccacctgtctaggtggtgagctctctctcccatgtggtttgggagcagggagctgtgggccgcaaggtttgggccccagctagaaaccctAGCCTGTACTCTTAAGCAACTACAGATTCGTAGTTCAGAGTGTATCCATGGATGGCAAATAAAAACTTGGCAGTCAGGCCACAGATATAACTTCTTCAGGAAGTCCTTCTCTGTCATCAGTGTCCTTAAAGTGTAACATGGAAGCaagatttttaatgtttaaaatttgtattcaaaatattattttatctgtgctaatgcatatattggatattataaaTTTTTACTAAAACTGATTCTAAACTTTATTCTAGGAAATACAAAATgtggcagagacagaaaatatatggagaatatatttgcatttttccaTGAGTGAGGAACTTGGTATCTTTTGTCACTGCTTGGTGTTGATGCTCTACAAGTGTGTTCAGTACATTCTATTTGGTTGAATTTTAGTACGAGCAAGATGTTTGAGTTCTAGCTCCATTGACATAtgttaatatatgttaataaCTATCTGTTAATAGTTGTTATTCTGAAATCTGGCTCAGTTAGGGGAAAACTGTAGCTCTTGTTTTTATATGCTTGAATAAGATACCAGGAAGTATTAGATGTTTATGAaatgttcactttttaaaaaaattttatttcatatttttacttattcactttacttccCACTCACTGACCCCCTCATGGTCATccactcccacaatccttcccacatacccccatctctttctcctctgcatGGATGGGGGCCCATGGTTATCCTCCTACTCTGacatatcaagtctctgtgaggttaagcacatcctttcccaatGAGGCCAGATAAGTTGACTCtggtagaagaacatatcccacagacaggcaacagcttttggaacaGCATCCACCCCAGTTTTTGAGGGACCCACACAAACACTAAGTTGCATATctgatattacacacacacacacacacaaaatatatatatgtgtgtgtgtgtatatatatatatatatatatatatatatatatatatatatatatatatatatagagagagagagagagagagagagagagaaccttggTCCAGCCCTATGGTtactggttcagtctctgagaactcttagagtccaggttagttgattctgctgCTCTTCCTATAATCCTTCaccctattcttccataagagtacacaagctccattcactgtttggctgtgggtatctgcatgtgTCTGATACtaggtagaacctctcagagagcagccacaAGCACTAGATATTTATTTGAAGAATAAACATTATGTTAATGCTACCTCATGCTTTGTGAGAAATCACTAGAAGAATtctatatctaatatatatttgTCCCTGAATAATATTGAGTCAAAAcactttaattatttaaaatgtcgATAGAATCACATCcaacaatataaaaaatatatataaagaggaACCTTGTTTCTCTGCAGATGTGTGGAACAACTTTAATATCCTATATAATGTGCAGGTCTGTATCATATGCAGGACTTGTAATTGTAGAGAACCCTAGTATGGGGCCTTGGAAGAGCTGGGAAAATGACACATCAGCATCTTTGTTGGGAACCTCTTTGGACAGCATGGAAGTGAAGGATCAGTTTACCTGCTGTGTAATTCAGAGATTTAAGAAGATGCAAcactgattattttctttcttcctagggTAGAGAGTACAGTTGGTTTCTCAGATATCTTTCAAATGTCagtttcatttgcctatgaagaaTGAGGTGTTCTACAGAAACATTCTTTCTTGCATTTCTGCCCCAACTTTACAAGGCAATGCATTTAGGCATGCATGCCACATGGCATGGCATGAAATACCATGTTTGTGAACTGATCCATCACAAAAAAACTACATCTACTTGTCATACCATTCTAGTTAAAGAATCAGACTCTAATATCCTTCTACAAGACACTGCAcctttgaagaaatatttattttggtttaattatCTGTATGTGTCTTGTTGAATTGCATGTGTtgatggaggccagaggagtctGTTACCCTTTGACTTGGAATTGAAGGCAGCTGTGAGGTGTCCAGTGTGCGTGCTGAAAAGAGAACATGGGTTCCTTCTGAAAGCAGTATGCAATCCTTACCACTGAGCACATCCACAGTTCCTAGACATTGGGCTTTAAGCTTACATCAGACATTCCACATGAAACTGGATCACATGTGATGATATAAGCCAACTAAAATATCCCCCAGTTTTAACAACTTCCACTAAACTCTCAACCTCTTTTCTGACAGCATTTGGATAATGACACGACGGATCTCCTTGGTCTTAATGCTATAGACAATGGGGTTGATGACAGGGGGGAAGAAGAGATAAGCATTGGCCATCATGGTCTGTAGCAGAGGAGACACGTGATGTGCAAAGCGATGCACCATAGACAAGCCAATCATGGGTACATAATAAGCAAGCACAGCACAGATATGTGAACCACATGTGTTGAGTGctttcttcctcccatctccagTGGTAATTCCCAGTACAGTATGGAGTATAAGCCCATAGGACACCACGATGAGCAATGAATCTATCCCAAAAGTGGAGGTAACAACGAAAAGTCCATAGATATTGTTGATAGAAATGTCCCCACAAGGTAGATGGATAAGGTTAGGGTGGAGACAATAGGAATGAGAGAGGGCATTGTGACCACAGAAGGGCAGTCTCCTTAACAGTACAGGCAATGGGGCCATTAGTATAACACTTTTCAGTCCAATGACAGCTCCTGTGCCAAAGATGCGAGGCAGTGTCAAGATAGCTGTATAACGTAGTGGACTGTAGATGGCCACAAAGCGGTCCACAGACATGGCCAGCAACACAGCCGACTCCATAatggagaaagaatgaatgaaaaacattTGGAGAAGGCATGCTTCAAAGGTAATCTCTGTAGTATCAAAAAGGAAGAGACCTAGCACGGTTGGCAGAGTGGAGGCAGAGACACCAACCTCAGCCAATGCCAGCATGGCAAGAAAGAGATACATGGGCTGATGTAGGGAAGCATCTGTTCTGATGACATGAAGGATGGTGCCATTCCCAAGGAAGATGATGATGTACATCAGGCAGAAGGGGATGGATATCCAGATGTGTTCAGTCTCCAGTCCTGGGATGCCAACCAAAATGAATGTTGTAGGTAAGAACCCCACAGAGCTACTGGAATTCTTCATGCTGAAATCTCATCTCGTGGGGGACGTGCCACCTCAAAAGTCACAAAAAAACCTACTGAGATTATATTATGTTGTGAAAAAATAATTGGGAGttaacaaaagagaagaaaacaaactttcaTTCATGTCACCAAAGATATTATTTTTCACAATTGTCAGTTGATTCCCATCCAAATTTTTGCATTGTCAAggagtttctttctctgttacaAAGAAGTTACAGATGGAGAAAAGTATACACCCAAACTGCTAAGAAGGAAATGGTCATCTTGTGCTGGTGGGGACACTCCTGGCTAATAGAAGCCACTTGAGAGACAACTAATATGCAATCCCAGAATAAAGCACTAATGTTTGCAATAGGTGAACAGatgttaataataaatatttaagtacaaGACAACTACTTTAAAAAACCCAATGAGTAGGTAGTGAATGATGGAGGACGAAGGGAAGGCTGATTTGTGTCAGTGAATACAGCCTGGAGGAATTATTTCGAAAGACAGTGTCCAGTTGACCGGGTGACTTATAATGAACTGGAAGCCAGGCTGGCTTACTTGTAAAAGACTACTGCTTATGAAAATACTGTGATGATAATACCCAATATCTTTTGACAGGTGCTTTTAAAAACtgctaacctttttttttttaaaaaaattatttataagtacactgtagctgtcttcagacacaccagacgacggcatcaggtctcattaccgatggttgtgagccaccatgtggtttctgggatttgaactgaggacttctggaagatcagtcagtgctcttaacctctgagccacctttccagtcccAAAACTGCTAACCTTatttgtcaggatatttttttaaatcttagacaCAACACTGAACTCACAACAGCAACACTAATAGTCTACGCACATATTCAGTAAGGATGACTTCCTGGACAGAAATTGTTGTCATCAGATGTGAAAGCACCTTCCTAGCAGAATGTTGTCTGGGCCAGTAGAATATTATAAACACATTCTGAACAGGGAGTATAGGAGAGAATATCTCATGGTAGATTTTTATCTCGTTCATGAATGCATCCTCTCCTTTCCCAGCTCTCTGCTTATCTactcgtacacacacatgcaagcctAAGTTACAAATTATCTTGTGTGACTCTTTTGTGAAGCCATGCAACAGAGAGAATTCATTATTCTAAGTGAGGTATTACTAAGTTCTCTCTGAATTACTGGCCTATACCCAATTAGCATTTTTCTCCACCAGTCACCATATATGATGAAGAAAGTATAGAGTTCTGGACTTACTCAGGAAGTCTCTGGAACTTTTAGCCATAAAACAGAGAGCACATGTACTTGTTCTGCTGCTCAGACACTTTCATTGAGTATCCCAAAGCCTTCTTCTCATGCATATTACATCCTGGGATGGAAAAGTTCAGGATTCTGTGATAAAGttctaaaagaaattaatttagttttaaaCCCAGAGAAAGCTTTACTTACAATAAACCATTTCAGTTCAGATCTGAGGATCAGCAGAAAGTTTCAAGGTTAAGTAGAGAAGAGAGATGTATCTTGCAGGTGTTTCTAACTTGCCGCCTGTGGAATGTGTGCAACTGAGGATAGCTATGCATGTGAGCCAACATAAATTCATAAATCAATGTAAACCATTAtactttttgtaattttctttgtaaattaattttgCAGTTTTTAActgtgaactttgtagatgatgACACTGTAAGTAATGTCAACAGGATGACAATGcctaacaggaaaaaaaactcaCTGCCCTGGTCCACGTGTGATATAGCAGgctgagaaaatgaaaactgtgGATATATTGGGATATTAAAAACCATAGTCTTTTAAACCTTTtatgaaaatatcaaagataGCTATGGAAAAGCACAGCTCTCATTTTGCTCCTGCACATGGGATCCTGGTACTCATCACTTTCGGATGCAGGTTAACTCAGCAGGTATCAGGTTTGGGAAAGATCTGCACTGTGGGCTGTGCTGTAGCTTAAGGTGGAGACAGTAAGGAGCAAATCAATGACCTCAGAACAAGTGAttgtacacacagagatatgtTCAAACACAAGCCTCAACGTTTAGTTCCTTAAGTGGGTCAAGTGTGAATCTCCTGGACTGAAAAGCTCTTCCTTGTAACTTGCTTTACTGAATCCTTGATCCTGCTGCAGACATATATTGCCTGCCACACCTCGAGAAACCTGATAGTGAACAGACTGATCTTGGTAGATTCTGAGAACGAGGCTCCCTGTTTCCTTACTTTCCCTGCCCTTTGttctctgatgatttttttctattgcccttgcatttttgtttttttctcatccCTCTTCTCCAATCCCTGCAGTCATacaggagcatgtgttcttgcAAGATCACTTAACATAGTTGTGCTCCTGAATTTAGGACGTGTTTTAAAGGCTGGGAGTTGATAAAAAGGGATCATTTTAGTTATGAAGACAAAAACCCA
Encoded proteins:
- the LOC116894006 gene encoding LOW QUALITY PROTEIN: olfactory receptor 51J1 (The sequence of the model RefSeq protein was modified relative to this genomic sequence to represent the inferred CDS: inserted 1 base in 1 codon; deleted 1 base in 1 codon; substituted 1 base at 1 genomic stop codon); this encodes MKNSSSSVGFLPTTFILVGIPGLETEHIWISIPFCLMYIIIFLGNGTILHVIRTDASLHQPMYLFLAMLALAEVGVSASTLPTVLGLFLFDTTEITFEACLXPNVFHSFFLHYGVGCVAGHVCGPLCGHLQSTTLYSYLDTASHLWHRSCHWTEKCYTNGPIACTVKETALLWSQCPLSFLLSPPXPYPLPCGDISINNIYGLFVVTSTFGIDSLLIVVSYGLILHTVLGITTGDGRKKALNTCGSHICAVLAYYVPMIGLSMVHRFAHHVSPLLQTMMANAYLFFPPVINPIVYSIKTKEIRRVIIQMLSEKRLRV